In Papaver somniferum cultivar HN1 chromosome 1, ASM357369v1, whole genome shotgun sequence, a genomic segment contains:
- the LOC113285683 gene encoding probable sphingolipid transporter spinster homolog 2 isoform X2 produces the protein MGEEAAKPSEAEESGNTSSVVVVVPQESESAMRTIPVEGSSSTKSSPWCTPIRLLVIFCVINMLNYIDRGVIASNGVNGDRKKCDKNGVCTAGTGIQGAFDLNNFEDGVLSSAFMVGLLVASPIFASLAKSHNPFRLIGVGLAVWTFATAGCGGSFNYWSIAVCRMLVGVGEASFISLAAPFIDDSAPAAQKTAWLALFYMCIPTGIAIGYVYGGLVGNHLGWRYAFFGEAILMLPFAVLGFVMKPLQLKGFNEAGKAVTSAKTIDPVSGVKEVPEGKGDVPAGHGQFSGKISNKTSWSKRALRQISRFGKDMKVLLKDKVYLVNVLGYVAYTFVIGAYSYWGPKAGYSIYQMTNADMTFGGITIICGIVGTLAGGFFLDRISSTINNAFKLLSGATILGGALCFGSFCFKSMYGFIAFFACGQLFLFAAQAPVNFVCLHCVKPSLRPISMAMSTVAIHIFGDVPSSPLVGLLQDRLNNWRNTALILTSIFSVAAGIWFIGVFLHSVDRFDEEENEEDNADTGKSSTTKTSVEENPKRVEPSEP, from the exons ATGGGGGAAGAAGCAGCAAAACCCTCCGAAGCTGAGGAATCTGGGAATACTTCTTCTGTGGTGGTGGTTGTACCTCAAGAATCAGAATCGGCAATGAGGACTATTCCGGTTGAAGGTTCATCTTCTACCAAGAGTAGTCCTTGGTGTACCCCTATCAG GTTGCTTGTGATCTTTTGTGTGATAAACATGTTAAATTATATTGACCGGGGAGTAATCGCAAGCAATGGTGTGAATGGAGACCGTAAGAAGTGTGACAAAAATGGTGTGTGCACTGCTGGGACCGGAATTCA GGGAGCCTTTGACTTAAACAATTTCGAGGATGGAGTTTTATCGTCTGCTTTCATGGTTGGTCTTCTGGTGGCATCTCCGATATTCGCATCCTTAGCGAAGAG CCACAATCCTTTTAGGCTTATTGGTGTTGGGTTAGCTGTTTGGACCTTTGCTACAGCCGGTTGTGGTGGTTCATTCAATTATTGGAGCATTGCAGTTTGTCGCAT GTTGGTTGGTGTTGGTGAGGCTTCTTTTATAAGTCTTGCGGCTCCTTTTATTGATGACAGTGCTCCTGCTGCTCAG AAAACAGCATGGCTTGCGCTCTTTTATATGTGTATACCGACTGGAATTGCAATTGGTTATGTCTACGGTGGATTG GTCGGAAATCATCTTGGTTGGCGTTATGCTTTCTTCGGTGAAGCAATTCTAATGCTCCCTTTTGCTGTTCTTGGCTTTGTTATGAAGCCTTTGCAGTTGAAAG GTTTTAATGAAGCAGGCAAGGCTGTGACCTCTGCAAAGACAATTGACCCTGTATCTGGAGTAAAAG AGGTTCCTGAGGGCAAAGGTGATGTCCCGGCTGGACATGGGCAGTTCAGCGGCAAGATCTCAAACAAAACATCTTG GTCAAAGCGTGCACTCCGTCAGATTTCAAGGTTTGGGAAAGATATGAAAGTGCTTTTGAAGGACAAGGTTTATCTCGTTAATGTTCTAG GTTACGTTGCATACACTTTTGTCATAGGGGCTTATTCATACTGGGGGCCAAAGGCTGGTTACAGTATTTATCAGATG ACCAATGCCGATATGACGTTTGGGGGGATCACAATCATTTGTGGAATAGTTGGAACACTAGCTGGAGGTTTCTTCCTTGATCGTATAAGTTCCACAATTAACAATGCATTTAAG CTTCTTTCTGGAGCAACAATTCTAGGAGGCGCACTTTGCTTTGGTTCCTTTTGCTTCAAGAGCATGTATGGATTCATAGCTTTTTTCGCATGTGGTCAATTGTTTCTCTTTGCAGCTCAG GCACCTGTAAATTTCGTATGTCTTCATTGTGTTAAACCCAGTTTGAGGCCAATCTCTATGGCAATGTCTACTGTTGCAATTCATATATTTGGTGATGTTCCTTCTTCACCACTTGTTGGGCTCCTTCAG GATCGTCTCAACAACTGGAGGAACACTGCACTTATTTTAACGTCGATCTTTTCTGTCGCGGCCGGTATATGGTTTATAG
- the LOC113285683 gene encoding probable sphingolipid transporter spinster homolog 2 isoform X1, translating to MGEEAAKPSEAEESGNTSSVVVVVPQESESAMRTIPVEGSSSTKSSPWCTPIRLLVIFCVINMLNYIDRGVIASNGVNGDRKKCDKNGVCTAGTGIQGAFDLNNFEDGVLSSAFMVGLLVASPIFASLAKSHNPFRLIGVGLAVWTFATAGCGGSFNYWSIAVCRMLVGVGEASFISLAAPFIDDSAPAAQKTAWLALFYMCIPTGIAIGYVYGGLVGNHLGWRYAFFGEAILMLPFAVLGFVMKPLQLKGFNEAGKAVTSAKTIDPVSGVKGTEVPEGKGDVPAGHGQFSGKISNKTSWSKRALRQISRFGKDMKVLLKDKVYLVNVLGYVAYTFVIGAYSYWGPKAGYSIYQMTNADMTFGGITIICGIVGTLAGGFFLDRISSTINNAFKLLSGATILGGALCFGSFCFKSMYGFIAFFACGQLFLFAAQAPVNFVCLHCVKPSLRPISMAMSTVAIHIFGDVPSSPLVGLLQDRLNNWRNTALILTSIFSVAAGIWFIGVFLHSVDRFDEEENEEDNADTGKSSTTKTSVEENPKRVEPSEP from the exons ATGGGGGAAGAAGCAGCAAAACCCTCCGAAGCTGAGGAATCTGGGAATACTTCTTCTGTGGTGGTGGTTGTACCTCAAGAATCAGAATCGGCAATGAGGACTATTCCGGTTGAAGGTTCATCTTCTACCAAGAGTAGTCCTTGGTGTACCCCTATCAG GTTGCTTGTGATCTTTTGTGTGATAAACATGTTAAATTATATTGACCGGGGAGTAATCGCAAGCAATGGTGTGAATGGAGACCGTAAGAAGTGTGACAAAAATGGTGTGTGCACTGCTGGGACCGGAATTCA GGGAGCCTTTGACTTAAACAATTTCGAGGATGGAGTTTTATCGTCTGCTTTCATGGTTGGTCTTCTGGTGGCATCTCCGATATTCGCATCCTTAGCGAAGAG CCACAATCCTTTTAGGCTTATTGGTGTTGGGTTAGCTGTTTGGACCTTTGCTACAGCCGGTTGTGGTGGTTCATTCAATTATTGGAGCATTGCAGTTTGTCGCAT GTTGGTTGGTGTTGGTGAGGCTTCTTTTATAAGTCTTGCGGCTCCTTTTATTGATGACAGTGCTCCTGCTGCTCAG AAAACAGCATGGCTTGCGCTCTTTTATATGTGTATACCGACTGGAATTGCAATTGGTTATGTCTACGGTGGATTG GTCGGAAATCATCTTGGTTGGCGTTATGCTTTCTTCGGTGAAGCAATTCTAATGCTCCCTTTTGCTGTTCTTGGCTTTGTTATGAAGCCTTTGCAGTTGAAAG GTTTTAATGAAGCAGGCAAGGCTGTGACCTCTGCAAAGACAATTGACCCTGTATCTGGAGTAAAAG GAACAGAGGTTCCTGAGGGCAAAGGTGATGTCCCGGCTGGACATGGGCAGTTCAGCGGCAAGATCTCAAACAAAACATCTTG GTCAAAGCGTGCACTCCGTCAGATTTCAAGGTTTGGGAAAGATATGAAAGTGCTTTTGAAGGACAAGGTTTATCTCGTTAATGTTCTAG GTTACGTTGCATACACTTTTGTCATAGGGGCTTATTCATACTGGGGGCCAAAGGCTGGTTACAGTATTTATCAGATG ACCAATGCCGATATGACGTTTGGGGGGATCACAATCATTTGTGGAATAGTTGGAACACTAGCTGGAGGTTTCTTCCTTGATCGTATAAGTTCCACAATTAACAATGCATTTAAG CTTCTTTCTGGAGCAACAATTCTAGGAGGCGCACTTTGCTTTGGTTCCTTTTGCTTCAAGAGCATGTATGGATTCATAGCTTTTTTCGCATGTGGTCAATTGTTTCTCTTTGCAGCTCAG GCACCTGTAAATTTCGTATGTCTTCATTGTGTTAAACCCAGTTTGAGGCCAATCTCTATGGCAATGTCTACTGTTGCAATTCATATATTTGGTGATGTTCCTTCTTCACCACTTGTTGGGCTCCTTCAG GATCGTCTCAACAACTGGAGGAACACTGCACTTATTTTAACGTCGATCTTTTCTGTCGCGGCCGGTATATGGTTTATAG